In Candidatus Tectomicrobia bacterium, the genomic stretch CCGAGCTGGCGGGCTGGTACACGCAGGCGTCCCTCCCGAGCGAAGCGAGCAACAACTACGCGAATAACCATCAGTTCCGCGTGAAGAAATACAAGTCCGACAAGGTGCTGTCGGGCAGCGTCTCCGGCTCGACGCTCTGCCATGCTTCGGTCACCAACTGGTGCAAGGCCTCGGGCTATGCATCTGGATCCCCCGAGCGGGCCGAGCGCTGCGCCAGGCTCGCCGGAGACGTGGCGGCGCGGGCGGTCGAGCTCCTGAACGCGCACCACGCCCAACAATTCAAGGCCGCCTTCGTGACGCCCGCCGCGGTTCAGGTCTGCCAAGCCTGCCATTCCATGGGAACTGATTTCAAGAAAGGGCAATTCACGCAAGGAAGAGAAAACTGCATGCTGTGCCATAAGCCGCACAAGATCTAGGGGGAGAGCACGCAAAGTCCCCCGCCGCCGGGAGGCCTGCGGCGGGGGACCCGCTTCTAGATCAGCTCGTACACGTCGACGAACATCCCCTTCACCAGCCCCCCGCTCAGGTGGCCGGTGAGAACCTCCTCGGTCTTCCCCGGGGCGCCGCTCACGGCCATGTGGATGTGGACGTAGGGCTGGGGCCCGGTCCAGCTGACCCCTTCCCCCAGGGCCGCGGGCGGCTTGTCGGGCCAGGAGATGTTCCCAAGGCCGACCAGCTCGCGCCAGTCGTCGAAGTGGCGGCGGTCCACGTCGTAGCCCTTCATGCTCCTGAAGCCGGTGATCATGTCCATCGTGTTCATGGCGCCGAAGACGAACACCGACGCCACGCGGATGTTCTTCTCCTTCACGAAGCGGTTGAACTCCCCGTAGAAGTCGTCGCCGGGCTCGAACCTCAGGTGAAAGACGCGGCCCATCTTGCGCTCCGTCGCCTGCATCTCGTCCCCTCCAATCGGAATGATGTCTGGAAATAAGCCGGCATTCCCCTTACACCGCCAGCGCGGCCCTGGCCTCCTTGTAGACGGTTTCCAGCCCCTTCTGGAACGTCTCCCTGCGCTCCTGGGCCCAGAAGGCGCCCTTGCTGGCGTCCGCCCAGAAGAACCGGTCGAAGGAGGGATCCCGGACCGCCTCCTCCATGGAGCGGCCCGCGCGCACGACCTTCTCCATGACCCCGCTCAGCTCCTGCAGGTAGCTCCGCAGCTTGCGGACGATCTCCAGCCCGCCTATCTCGCCGTGGCCGGGAACGATGCGCCCGGGGTTCAGCTTTTCAATCCAGTCCAGGGCGGCGATCCACTGCTTCACATTGGCGTCGCGCATCCCCGGGGTGGGACTGTCCATCGCCACGTCGCTCGAGAAGAGGACACCCTCCTCCGGCACGTACACCACGCTGCAGGCGGGCGAGTGCCCCCCCAGCCGCCGGATCTCGAAAGTGAGGGGCGGCAGGTGGAGGATCATGCTCTCCTCGAAGCAGATCTGGGGCGCCGGGACCACCGCCGCCTCGATTTCGTCCGCCTCCCGCGTGTGCCCCTGGTCGCGCAGCGTGTTCACGAAGAGCGCCTTCGCGAAGGGATGCTTGCCCGCCGTGCGGGAGATCTCGTCGAACACCCGCTGGGGGGCGATGAAGGTCGGGCCCTCGACGAAGGCCGAACCGGTGGTGTGATCCCCGTGGTAGTCCGTGCCGATGATGTATTTGATCCCTTTGGCGCTCAGGGGGCGGATCTCGTTCTGCCAGTGCTGGGAGTTCGAGGGCCGCACGGGGCAGTCGATGAGCACGAGCCCCTCGTCGGTGACGACCGCCCCCACGTTCGCCCAGTCGTATCCCGTCTCCGCGTACACATGCTTGCTGAGTTGACGCACGGCACGTCTCCTGTCCGCTCTGGCCGCTGGCCGGGGCTAGATCCTGTAAACCCGCCGGGTATTCCTCGCGAGTATCTTCTCCTGGTCCGCCCGGGACAAGCGCGAAAGGCCCTGGACCTCGGCCGCCGGGCCCAGCAGGCCCACGTCCCAGGGATAATCCGTCCCATAGAGGATGGCCTCCGCCCCAAGGGTCTTTACTGCGAACTCCAGGCAGTCCGCGTTGTGGATGACGGTGTCATAGTACAGCTTGCCGAGATACGCGTCCGGCGCCTGGGCGCCGCGAACCCGGGTTTCCTCGCGAACCATGTAGCCGTGCTGCCAGCGCCCCCGGATCCAGGGTGCGAAGCCGCCCAGATGGGCCAGGACGACCTTGAGCCGGGGGAAGCGGTCGAGCACCCCGCCGAAGATGAGGCAGGCCGCGGCGATGGTGGTGTCAAGGGGGTTGGCGATGAGGTTGTGCATGTAGAATTCCTTCATCCGGTCCTCGGCCCCGATGATGTCCCCCGGATGGATGAACACGGGGACGTCCAGGGACTCCGCCTTGGCCCAGAAGAGGTCCAGCCCGGGATCGCTCAGGTTCGCGCCCGCCACGTTGGTGCCGATCTTCACCCCGACGTGCCCCCGCTTCACGGAGCGCTCCAGCTCGGCCGCCGCCGCCTCGGGGTCCTGCAGGGGCACGTTGCACATGCAGTGGAACTTCTCCGGCATCTTCTCCGCCACGGCCGCG encodes the following:
- a CDS encoding C_GCAxxG_C_C family protein, which produces MYGAFGAVITALRDKVGTPYDGFPLDMMRYGKGGLSGWGSLCGALNGASAAICLVAGEDFTKLVPELAGWYTQASLPSEASNNYANNHQFRVKKYKSDKVLSGSVSGSTLCHASVTNWCKASGYASGSPERAERCARLAGDVAARAVELLNAHHAQQFKAAFVTPAAVQVCQACHSMGTDFKKGQFTQGRENCMLCHKPHKI
- a CDS encoding DNA-binding protein, with amino-acid sequence MQATERKMGRVFHLRFEPGDDFYGEFNRFVKEKNIRVASVFVFGAMNTMDMITGFRSMKGYDVDRRHFDDWRELVGLGNISWPDKPPAALGEGVSWTGPQPYVHIHMAVSGAPGKTEEVLTGHLSGGLVKGMFVDVYELI
- a CDS encoding MBL fold metallo-hydrolase, translating into MRQLSKHVYAETGYDWANVGAVVTDEGLVLIDCPVRPSNSQHWQNEIRPLSAKGIKYIIGTDYHGDHTTGSAFVEGPTFIAPQRVFDEISRTAGKHPFAKALFVNTLRDQGHTREADEIEAAVVPAPQICFEESMILHLPPLTFEIRRLGGHSPACSVVYVPEEGVLFSSDVAMDSPTPGMRDANVKQWIAALDWIEKLNPGRIVPGHGEIGGLEIVRKLRSYLQELSGVMEKVVRAGRSMEEAVRDPSFDRFFWADASKGAFWAQERRETFQKGLETVYKEARAALAV
- a CDS encoding amidohydrolase family protein, with product MIIDFHAHILPEKVLDAIRAGKFAPQVRVETGRRGEEAIVADITVLGQKRVMRNRLPRELLDLDLRLAHMKSMRVDKQILSAITNMTFYGLDAGLNREISAFYNDEIAAVAEKMPEKFHCMCNVPLQDPEAAAAELERSVKRGHVGVKIGTNVAGANLSDPGLDLFWAKAESLDVPVFIHPGDIIGAEDRMKEFYMHNLIANPLDTTIAAACLIFGGVLDRFPRLKVVLAHLGGFAPWIRGRWQHGYMVREETRVRGAQAPDAYLGKLYYDTVIHNADCLEFAVKTLGAEAILYGTDYPWDVGLLGPAAEVQGLSRLSRADQEKILARNTRRVYRI